A window of Argopecten irradians isolate NY chromosome 14, Ai_NY, whole genome shotgun sequence contains these coding sequences:
- the LOC138307369 gene encoding trimethyllysine dioxygenase, mitochondrial-like: MHRTVLSIGRAVVRCSQWSAGQLKKSTPSTYCRAILSNQAPSSFVNGNTQNIHTTSRKWQPEENKVYVLGCRSNNVKVNADGISLKYGEYDMELLFVWLRDHCRCSECYNHTTNQKNLQHRKLHSEDLPSSVEFDGLVLSITWSDGHLTSYDINWLVDNTYHQQHTDQVDKVVWDKETIETAGLPTVHFKEYMDSDEGLRKHLYNLVKFGFSIVTEAPPVHHMGTLEVSTRICFKQETHFGPDWTFTSNNERGDTAYSTMYLGAHTDNTYFTNPSGIQVFHVLEHNGDGGQTLLVDGQHCAEQLRAKHPEDFDILTRMVIPHEYYEEKLRIRSLGTVLSVHPTTRQFLQIRYNPYDRSPLYTLPPDQQKAFYRAYENLTKEVRDESNELWVKLRPGMVLFVDNWRAMHGRASFTGRRLVSGCYLPRDDWASRARLMGLMNL, from the exons ATGCACAGAACTGTCTTATCGATTGGCAGGGCGGTGGTGCGATGTTCACAATGGTCAGCAGGGCAACTTAAAAAGTCAACTCCTTCAACTTATTGTAGAGCAATACTGTCCAATCAGGCACCGTCATCATTTGTTAATGGAAATACACAAAACATTCATACCACATCTAGAAAATGGCAACCAGAGGAGAATAAGGTGTATGTCCTTGGGTGTAGGTCTAACAATGTGAAGGTGAATGCCGACGGAATATCACTAAAGTACGGCGAGTATGACATGGAGCTGCTGTTTGTCTGGCTGAGAGACCATTGTCGCTGTAGTGAGTGTTACAACCATACTACCAATCAGAAAAACCTACAGCATCGAAAACTGCATTCTGAAGACTTGCCGTCAAGTGTGGAGTTTGATGGATTGGTTCTTAGTATCACAt GGTCGGATGGACACCTGACGTCGTACGACATTAACTGGTTGGTGGACAACACCTACCACCAACAACATACTGACCAGGTGGACAAAGTGGTGTGGGATAAGGAGACTATTGAGACTGCTGGACTTCCAACTGTCCATTTCAAAGAATACATGGATTCAGACGAAGGTCTTCGTAAACATCTGTATAATTTAGTCAAGTTTGGATTTTCTATTGTCACAGAG GCACCACCAGTTCACCACATGGGAACACTGGAGGTTTCCACTAGAATATGCTTCAAACAGGAGACCCATTTTGGGCCAGACTGGACTTTTACATCTAATAACGAGAGAGGCGACACAGCATATAGCACTATGTATTTGGGGGCCCACACAGACAATACATACTTTACCAACCCCTCAGG GATCCAGGTTTTCCATGTCCTAGAACACAACGGAGATGGGGGCCAGACTCTCCTGGTAGATGGACAGCATTGTGCTGAGCAACTGAGAGCTAAACATCCGGAGGACTTTGATATACTGACCAGGATGGTTATTCCACACGAGTACTATGAAGAGAAGCTACGTATCCGAAGTCTTGGTACTGTCCTGTCTGTCCATCCAACTACCAGACAGTTCTTACAGATACG gtATAATCCGTACGATCGATCGCCATTGTATACCTTACCCCCAGATCAACAAAAGGCTTTTTACAGGGCTTATGAAAACCTCACAAAAGAAGTTCGTGATGAAAGCAATGAACTCTGGGTAAAACTTAGGCCAGGTATGGTGCTCTTTGTGGATAACTGGCGTGCTATGCATGGACGAGCATCCTTCACGGGTCGACGGCTGGTCAGCGGGTGTTACCTCCCACGTGACGACTGGGCTAGCCGTGCACGACTAATGGGCCTAATGAATCTTTGA
- the LOC138307087 gene encoding uncharacterized protein translates to MSPLRKDATDDATTRCMELADILERERIKKRKPAKGCTFTNFVRGGEGGNISSTVHQGGILEGALNWEMRVDLDRRLVFPDIIQINMRPDILIWSTQGKKIVMVELTIPWEERCEEAFERKKGKYEELAGYIRALGWSVWVFPVEIGCKGFPAHSTCRMFAALGVKGRDRKAEVDRLSRTAEKSSSWLWWRRQDMSWKLSTDGQ, encoded by the coding sequence ATGTCGCCCTTACGCAAGGACGCTACAGATGACGCCACAACAAGGTGCATGGAACTGGCTGACATCCTGGAGAGGGAGAGGATTAAGAAGCGGAAGCCCGCTAAGGGTTGCACATTCACCAACTTTGTAAGAGGCGGAGAGGGAGGAAACATTTCTTCAACTGTTCACCAGGGGGGTATCCTTGAGGGCGCACTGAACTGGGAGATGAGGGTCGAtctagacaggagactggtctTCCCCGATATCATCCAGATCAATATGCGTCCAGATATCCTCATATGGTCAACACAGGGAAAGAAGATAGTCATGGTGGAATTGACAATTCCATGGGAAGAAAGATGTGAGGAGGCATTCGAGCGAAAGAAGGGGAAGTATGAAGAATTGGCAGGATACATCAGGGCCCTAGGGTGGAGTGTTTGGGTCTTCCCAGTGGAGATCGGATGCAAAGGATTTCCTGCACATTCAACATGCAGAATGTTTGCAGCACTGGGTGTGAAGGGCAGAGACAGAAAAGCAGAAGTGGACCGATTGTCAAGAACAGCAGAGAAGTCGTCCAGCTGGCTGTGGTGGAGACGACAAGACATGAGCTGGAAGCTATCCACAGACGGGCAGTGA